The following are encoded together in the Dama dama isolate Ldn47 chromosome 29, ASM3311817v1, whole genome shotgun sequence genome:
- the SPAG8 gene encoding sperm-associated antigen 8 isoform X1 — METSESTDRSQSRSLDLQPSSDGLGSSSDRFSSWDGRQRSALVAASAAASAAATAASTARAAALSTKSPAPYSNGNLLAEPSSDSQTERYTAPRFTYKTSHGRLGFQPVGVSRIARNPYTTNDLSSSRGPIPGSSSGPVPGSSSSPGPDSSSDPGPSSSSGPGDTPGGGSGQGPGGGSGQGTDLGPAVDSRHSPGLGHGPGFNFSAPVGFRNPRGDLIPNYTGCKHHCHWEPQKQSWKFLKVSEPGARGLWKPPEVEGKSTVLSETLPRGQCLLYNWEEERATNYLDQVPAMQDGSESFFFRHGHRGLLTLQPQSPMCSCTTQKDSYQPPTSHSQPIRGKREAILEMLLRQQICKEVQAEQEPTRKEPEVESVTHHDYKKELVRAGPPAPTKLHDYRTEQPETFWLERAPQLPVCEGDRVLGAGERRGGGCSVPAWCRAGPVLILAPLQGVSNIRTLDTPFRKNCSFSTPVPLSLGQPLPFEPESYSHQGEISSLACQGGGQGGGGG; from the exons ATGGAGACCTCTGAGTCTACTGACAGATCGCAGTCGCG atctttGGACTTACAGCCCAGCTCGGACGGACTAGGGTCCAGTTCCGATCGCTTTTCTTCTTGGGATGGCCGTCAGAGATCGGCCCTGGTAGCTGCATCCGCCGCGGCTTCAGCAGCTGCTACAGCCGCCTCCACTGCCAGAGCAGCTGCATTATCGACCAAGAGCCCAGCCCCCTACTCGAATGGGAACCTGCTCGCGGAGCCCTCCTCTGACAGTCAGACGGAGCGCTACACTGCACCCAGATTTACCTACAAGACAAGCCATGGGAGACTCGGTTTTCAGCCTGTCGGTGTTTCCCGTATTGCTCGGAATCCCTATACTACAAATGACCTTAGCTCTAGCCGTGGCCCTATTCCTGGCTCCAGTTCTGGCCCTGTTCCTGGCTCCAGCTCTAGCCCTGGTCCTGACTCCAGCTCTGACCCTGGACCTAGCTCCAGTTCTGGTCCTGGTGATACCCCTGGTGGCGGCTCTGGTCAGGGTCCTGGAGGTGGCTCTGGTCAAGGCACTGATCTTGGTCCTGCTGTTGATTCCAGGCATAGCCCAGGCCTTGGCCATGGCCCTGGGTTCAACTTCTCTGCTCCTGTAGGCTTCAGAAACCCCAGGGGAGATCTTATCCCTAATTATACCGGCTGCAAACACCACTGTCACTGGGAGCCGCAGAAACAATCCTGGAAATTTTTGAAAGTCTCAGAACCTGGTGCCCGAGGGCTGTGGAAGCCCCCCGAAGTTGAAGGGAAGAGTACGGTTCTCAGTGAAACACTGCCACGGGGCCAGTGCCTTCTCTACAACTGGGAGGAGGAG AGAGCCACCAACTACCTGGATCAAGTCCCAGCCATGCAGGATGGCTCTGAGAGTTTCTTTTTCCGACACGGACACCGGGGACTGCTGACCCTGCAGCCACAGTCACCTATGTGCTCCTGCACCACCCAGAAAGACTCATACCAGCCCCCAACAAGCCACTCTCAGCCAATTCGAG GGAAGCGTGAAGCCATACTGGAGATGCTCTTGCGCCAACAAATCTG TAAAGAGGTGCAGGCAGAGCAGGAACCCACAAGGAAGGAGCCTGAGGTCGAGTCTGTGACACACCACGACTACAAGAAGGAGCTGGTGCGGGCAGGGCCTCCTGCCCCGACAAAG CTCCACGACTaccggacagagcagcctgaaaccTTCTGGCTGGAGAGGGCACCACAGCTTCCGGTGTGTGAGGGTGACCGGGTGCTGGGTGCGGgcgagaggaggggaggaggctgttcTGTCCCGGCGTGGTGCAGAGCGGGCCCCGTCCTCATTCTGGCACCCCTCCAGGGTGTCAGTAACATCAGGACCCTAGACACACCGTTCCGGAAGAACTGCAGTTTCTCGACGCCCGTGCCTCTGTCGCTGGGGCAGCCGTTGCCCTTTGAACCTGAGAGTTATTCCCACCAGGGAGAAATATCTTCCCTTGCCTGTCAGGGAGGGGGGCAGGGTGGTGGAGGGGGTTGA
- the HINT2 gene encoding adenosine 5'-monophosphoramidase HINT2 isoform X2, with amino-acid sequence MAAARRLPAAPPQQAAEPECWPRWEVPAAEGKMAAAVVLAAGLCVARRAVAVAGPRGVQVRGAAGVTDGNEVAKAQQAAPGGAAPTIFSRILDRSLPADILYEDQQLLGHLLLVAKKTAKAEGLGDGYRLVINDGKLGAQSVYHLHIHVLGGRQLQWPPG; translated from the exons ATGGCAGCCGCTCGCCGGCTCCCGGCCGCCCCACCTCAGCAGGCTGCAGAGCCCGAGTGCTGGCCCAGGTGGGAGGTTCCCGCGGCCGAGGGAAAGATGGCAGCGGCCGTGGTGCTGGCCGCCGGGCTCTGCGTGGCGCGTCGGGCGGTGGCGGTGGCAGGGCCTCGGGGGGTGCAG GTCAGAGGAGCTGCAGGTGTGACTGATGGGAATGAAGTTGCCAAGGCCCAGCAGGCAGCTCCTGGGGGTGCGGCCCCAACCATCTTCTCCCGGATCCTGGATCGGAGCCTCCCAGCTGACATCCTGTATGAGGACCAGCAG CTTCTCGGACACCTTCTCCTTGTGGCCAAGAAAACAGCAAAGGCTGAGGGGCTGGGTGATGGATACCGACTTG TGATCAACGATGGCAAGCTGGGTGCACAGTCTGTGTACCACCTACACATTCACGTACTTGGGGGCCGACAGCTCCAGTGGCCTCCAGGTTGA
- the SPAG8 gene encoding sperm-associated antigen 8 isoform X2, producing the protein METSESTDRSQSRSLDLQPSSDGLGSSSDRFSSWDGRQRSALVAASAAASAAATAASTARAAALSTKSPAPYSNGNLLAEPSSDSQTERYTAPRFTYKTSHGRLGFQPVGVSRIARNPYTTNDLSSSRGPIPGSSSGPVPGSSSSPGPDSSSDPGPSSSSGPGDTPGGGSGQGPGGGSGQGTDLGPAVDSRHSPGLGHGPGFNFSAPVGFRNPRGDLIPNYTGCKHHCHWEPQKQSWKFLKVSEPGARGLWKPPEVEGKSTVLSETLPRGQCLLYNWEEERATNYLDQVPAMQDGSESFFFRHGHRGLLTLQPQSPMCSCTTQKDSYQPPTSHSQPIRGKREAILEMLLRQQICKEVQAEQEPTRKEPEVESVTHHDYKKELVRAGPPAPTKLHDYRTEQPETFWLERAPQLPGVSNIRTLDTPFRKNCSFSTPVPLSLGQPLPFEPESYSHQGEISSLACQGGGQGGGGG; encoded by the exons ATGGAGACCTCTGAGTCTACTGACAGATCGCAGTCGCG atctttGGACTTACAGCCCAGCTCGGACGGACTAGGGTCCAGTTCCGATCGCTTTTCTTCTTGGGATGGCCGTCAGAGATCGGCCCTGGTAGCTGCATCCGCCGCGGCTTCAGCAGCTGCTACAGCCGCCTCCACTGCCAGAGCAGCTGCATTATCGACCAAGAGCCCAGCCCCCTACTCGAATGGGAACCTGCTCGCGGAGCCCTCCTCTGACAGTCAGACGGAGCGCTACACTGCACCCAGATTTACCTACAAGACAAGCCATGGGAGACTCGGTTTTCAGCCTGTCGGTGTTTCCCGTATTGCTCGGAATCCCTATACTACAAATGACCTTAGCTCTAGCCGTGGCCCTATTCCTGGCTCCAGTTCTGGCCCTGTTCCTGGCTCCAGCTCTAGCCCTGGTCCTGACTCCAGCTCTGACCCTGGACCTAGCTCCAGTTCTGGTCCTGGTGATACCCCTGGTGGCGGCTCTGGTCAGGGTCCTGGAGGTGGCTCTGGTCAAGGCACTGATCTTGGTCCTGCTGTTGATTCCAGGCATAGCCCAGGCCTTGGCCATGGCCCTGGGTTCAACTTCTCTGCTCCTGTAGGCTTCAGAAACCCCAGGGGAGATCTTATCCCTAATTATACCGGCTGCAAACACCACTGTCACTGGGAGCCGCAGAAACAATCCTGGAAATTTTTGAAAGTCTCAGAACCTGGTGCCCGAGGGCTGTGGAAGCCCCCCGAAGTTGAAGGGAAGAGTACGGTTCTCAGTGAAACACTGCCACGGGGCCAGTGCCTTCTCTACAACTGGGAGGAGGAG AGAGCCACCAACTACCTGGATCAAGTCCCAGCCATGCAGGATGGCTCTGAGAGTTTCTTTTTCCGACACGGACACCGGGGACTGCTGACCCTGCAGCCACAGTCACCTATGTGCTCCTGCACCACCCAGAAAGACTCATACCAGCCCCCAACAAGCCACTCTCAGCCAATTCGAG GGAAGCGTGAAGCCATACTGGAGATGCTCTTGCGCCAACAAATCTG TAAAGAGGTGCAGGCAGAGCAGGAACCCACAAGGAAGGAGCCTGAGGTCGAGTCTGTGACACACCACGACTACAAGAAGGAGCTGGTGCGGGCAGGGCCTCCTGCCCCGACAAAG CTCCACGACTaccggacagagcagcctgaaaccTTCTGGCTGGAGAGGGCACCACAGCTTCCG GGTGTCAGTAACATCAGGACCCTAGACACACCGTTCCGGAAGAACTGCAGTTTCTCGACGCCCGTGCCTCTGTCGCTGGGGCAGCCGTTGCCCTTTGAACCTGAGAGTTATTCCCACCAGGGAGAAATATCTTCCCTTGCCTGTCAGGGAGGGGGGCAGGGTGGTGGAGGGGGTTGA
- the HINT2 gene encoding adenosine 5'-monophosphoramidase HINT2 isoform X1, translated as MAAARRLPAAPPQQAAEPECWPRWEVPAAEGKMAAAVVLAAGLCVARRAVAVAGPRGVQVRGAAGVTDGNEVAKAQQAAPGGAAPTIFSRILDRSLPADILYEDQQCLVFRDVAPQAPVHFLVIPKKPIPRISQAEEEDQQLLGHLLLVAKKTAKAEGLGDGYRLVINDGKLGAQSVYHLHIHVLGGRQLQWPPG; from the exons ATGGCAGCCGCTCGCCGGCTCCCGGCCGCCCCACCTCAGCAGGCTGCAGAGCCCGAGTGCTGGCCCAGGTGGGAGGTTCCCGCGGCCGAGGGAAAGATGGCAGCGGCCGTGGTGCTGGCCGCCGGGCTCTGCGTGGCGCGTCGGGCGGTGGCGGTGGCAGGGCCTCGGGGGGTGCAG GTCAGAGGAGCTGCAGGTGTGACTGATGGGAATGAAGTTGCCAAGGCCCAGCAGGCAGCTCCTGGGGGTGCGGCCCCAACCATCTTCTCCCGGATCCTGGATCGGAGCCTCCCAGCTGACATCCTGTATGAGGACCAGCAG TGTCTCGTATTCCGGGATGTGGCCCCTCAGGCTCCTGTGCACTTTCTGGTCATTCCTAAGAAGCCCATTCCTCGGATTAGCCAGGCTGAAGAGGAAGACCAACAG CTTCTCGGACACCTTCTCCTTGTGGCCAAGAAAACAGCAAAGGCTGAGGGGCTGGGTGATGGATACCGACTTG TGATCAACGATGGCAAGCTGGGTGCACAGTCTGTGTACCACCTACACATTCACGTACTTGGGGGCCGACAGCTCCAGTGGCCTCCAGGTTGA